A segment of the Alistipes communis genome:
GACTGCGGAGTGCTTCCTTTGGAGTGGGCTCTGTGGGCGAGACTTCGGCCCGCGCGATACCTACGCGTTATGGATGATAGGCGCCCTCCTTTGTCAGTCCGCAGTCGGCGAAGGACGCGTCGGGCGGGACGATGCAGCCCTCCGCATGGGGCGGCTGCGGGCTGCCGCTCTTCGGCTGCGACCGAAGAGCGAGACTTTCAAAACTGTATTTCGCCTGGCGGAGTTTGCGGTGCGCTGCGCGCAAACAGGATGATTTATTTCCCCAAGATACCGGCTTGCGAATTGGCCTGTCCTATCTGCGGACCGAAGACTGCGGAGCACGCATATTGCGGGCCTCCGCCCGCGGAGGCTTCGGCCCGCGCGGCGCTAAGGCGCCGCAGTGTTGCGGACGGATGTCGTAACGTCTCGGCAAAGTATTATTTTCAATTCTTAATTTTTCATTTCTCGTCGATGATCTCTTTTACCGATTATGCACTTGCAGTCTATCCGTTTCTGGAATTGGAGTGGTTCCACCGCACCTATTATCGCGTGCTCGAAGCCTTCGCCGAGGGGCGCGTCCGCCGCCTGATGATCTCCATGCCGCCCCAGCACGGCAAGAGCGTCGGGGCGACGACGCTGCTGCCGGCCTATCTGCTGGGACTCGATCCCGATTTGCGGATCGCCATCGCCTCCTATTCGGCGTCGCTGGCGTCGAAGTTCAACCGCCGCGTGCAGCGCATCCTCTGCTCGGCCGAATACGGCGAACTCTTTCCCGACACGACGATCAAGCGCGGCTCGAAACCGCCCGAATACATCCGCACGGCCGACGAAGTCGAGATCGTGGGGCACGAGGGCAGTCTGCTGTCGGTCGGCCGCGAGGGCTCACTCACGGGCAACCGCGTCGACTGTTTCCTGCTCGACGACCTCTATAAGGATGCCATGGAGGCTAATTCGCCGCTCGTGCGCGAGAACTGCTGGGAATGGTACACTTCGGTGGTGCGCACGCGGATGCACAACGACTCACGCGAGCTGCTGGTCTTCACGCGCTGGCACGAAGAGGATCTGATCGGGATGCTGCGACAGCGCGAGCCGGTGGTCGAACTGCGTGCGTGGGAGGATCTGGCGCGGGTGTCCGCCAACGGCTGGCTGGCACTCAATTTCGAAGCGCTCAAAACGACCCCGCCCTCCGCGATCGATCCCCGTGCGGCGGGCGAGGCATTATGGCCCGCGCGGCACGACGCGGCGCTGCTCCACGCCAAGCGGGCGCTTGATCCGCTGCGTTTCGAGTGCATGTACCAGGGGCGTCCCTCCGTGCGCGAAGGATTGCTCTACGGCGACCAGTTCGCCGAGTACGACGCCCTGCCGCGCGAGATCGTCCGCCGCGCCAACTATACCGATACGGCCGACACGGGCGACGACTACCTCTGCTCGATGTCGTATGCCGTCGATACGGACGGGACGATCTACGTCACCGATCTGGTCTATTCGCGCGAGGGCATGGAGGTAACCGAGGGACTGGTGGCCGACCTGTTGCTGCGCAGCGATACGCGCACGGCCGCTGTCGAGAGCAACAACGGCGGCCGCGGATTCGCCCGCGCCGTGCAGCGGCTGGCCCCTGCGGTGCGTGTCGAGTGGTTCCACCAGAGCGCCAACAAGGAGGCGCGCATCCTCTCCAACTCGGCCACGGTGCTCCACACGCTGCGGATGCCGCGCGGCTGGAACCTGCGCTGGCCGGAGCTCTACGCCCACCTGACGACCTACCGCCGGCAGTTCCGCGCGAACCGTTGGCACGATGCCGCCGACGTCGTGACCGGCATCGTCGAGCGCGAGGTCGGCGGCGGCCGCCGGGGGCAGTGCCGTGCGCTGTCGTTCCTTACGCGGCGGGAGTGACGCGGTACGTCCACGGGAACGAATGATGCGGGCCTCGTTTTTCGACGAGGCCCGCATCGCTTCTACGGCGGCGTCAATTCACCGCAGCCGTGTCGGAGACCTCGTAGTCGAGGTGGGCCGAATCGGGCTGGATCAGCTCCTCCTCCGTGACGCCCAGCGAACGGTAGTAGGCGTTCAGCTCGGTCAGCACGGCGTCGCGTTTGAGGTAACCGACCATCGAGTAGAGGTTGCCCAGCAGGTCGAGTTTCTCGTCCAGTGCGTCGGTGATCGAATCGTATTGCCAGCCGTCGAACTGGAAGTAATAGTCGACGTACTCCATCAGGTTGCGGGCGTAGTCCAGCATCAGGGCGTCGCCCTTGTCTGCGGCGCCGGCCGCATAATAGGCTTCGATGAAGGGCAGCGTGTTGTTCGAGGTGTAGCGCACCTGCGCGGGCGGCATACGGCGCATCCCCTCGTCGAGCAGACGGATCGCCAGCTCGCGGTTGGTGGCTTCGGTGATGCCGAGGCTGTCGGGGAAGTTCGGCTTCTCGTCGCCGCGGCGGATCAGCTCCTTGGCCACGCGGGCGAAGGCTTCGCGGGCGCGGGCGGCCGAGAGGTTGTACTGCGTGAAGTAGTCGGAGTAGACCTTCTCGTCGTCGAGGTTGCCGTAGCGGAAGACGTCGAGCAGCAGCGGCACGGCATATTCGGGGTCGATGCGTCCCACTTCGCCCGCCTGACGGTAGGGCGTGAGGATCGGTACGAAACGGTAGGCGTAGCCGTCGAATTGCAGGTAGTCGACCAGCCCGAACTTCTGGAAGATGTAGGGCTGCGTGAGGTAGATCGGGCGCGTCCAGTCGTAGTTCGAGAGCATGTCCACGATCATCAGCTCGCCCTTGTTGAGGTAGTCGCCCGACAGCTTGATATAGACCGTGTCGACGATCAGATCCTTGTCCTTCTCGGCGACGATGCCCGAACGCAGGACGTTCTGCTTGTCGACGGGCAGCATGAGCGTCTTCGAGGGGAGGTAGTCGCTCGACGAACCGTCCGACAGCTGCACCTTGGTGCGCTGGTCGTCGCTGGCGAAGAACTCGATGGCTTCGCGCGCCTCCACCGGACGGTTCACGCGCTCGTAGACGGGCACGTAGTCGTTGCGGTACCAGTATTTGCTGCGCGGCAGGGTGAAGGGCACGCCGGCGGCTTCGTTGGCCCGGGTCTTCATCTCGTCGATGTACCATTCGCCGCCCAGATAGCTCGTGTTCATGATGCGCACGTCGGGGCGCAGGCCGTCGACCTCCTGGTTGAGCCACAGCGGGAAGGTGTCGTTGTCGCCGTAGTTGAGGATGATCGAGTTGGGAAGCGTCGATTGCAGGTAGTTCCAGCCGATGTCGTGGGCGTAGGTGCGGCCCGAACGGTCGTGGTCGTCCCAGTTCTCGGCGCAGAGAATGCCCGGCACCACGAGACCGATGACGGTTGCTGCCACGGCGGCCGTGCGGTCGTCGCGCTTGGTGAGGCGGACGATGAGATCCTTGAACGCCATCACCCCGAACCCGATCCACATGGCGAAGGCGTAGAACGATCCGGCGTAAACGTAGTCGCGTTCGCGCGGTTCGCCGGGCGAGGTGTTGAAGTAGACCACCAGCGCGATACCCATCATCACGAAGAGCGACAGCACGATCAGGAAGTTCTTCGGGTCGCGGTTGAGCTGGTAGATCAACCCGATGAGGCCCAGGATGAAGGGTAGGAAATAGTAGGTGTTGCGCGCTTTGTTGTCAGCCACTTCGCGCGGCAGATTCTCCTGCGGCCCCAGGTAGATGCGGTCGATCGCGTCGATTCCCGACAGCCAGTTGCCGTCGGTGATCGTCGTCGAACCGGCGGGCTGGATGTCGCTCTGGCGGCCGACGAAGTTCCACAGGAAATAGCGCCAGTACATGTAGTTGAGCTGGTAGGAGAAGAAGTAGTTGAGATTCTCCAAAAAGGTCGGCTCCGTGATGACGCGCGGCTCGGAGTAGCCGTCGTCGTAGGTGCGCTTCGTGCCGTAGTCGAGCACCTCGCCGCGCAGCGGCTGCCCTTTCTCGTCGCGCAGGACGTTGCCCTGCTCGTCGCGCAGCGTCTCCACCTTGGTGCGGTAGGCTGCCCACTGTTTGTATTCGTCGGGGCTCTTGGCGTAGTTCCACATGCGGGGGAAGAGGTGCATGAACTGCTGCGGGTGGGTGTAGCCCGTGGGGAAGGAGGCCGTGGCATAGCGGCCTTCGTCGTCGATGTAGTAGCGCGTCGACTCGACGACGCTTTCGACCGGCGCCGAGTAGTAGGCGCCGTAGAGCAGCGGCCGGCCGCCGTACTGGTCGCGGTTGAGCACCGAGAAGAGCGCATGGGGATTCGACGGGTCGTTGCTGTTCATCGGAGGATTGGCCGCCGCGCGGATCGTGACCGTAGCGTAGGAACTGTATCCCAGCAGGATCATCGTGGTGGCCAGCAGCAGCGTGTTCCACACCACGCGGCCGCGGCGGTGGGTGTACCACACGCTCCACCCGAGCAGGGCGAAGAGCGACAGTGCGAAGACGGCGATGCCCGAGTTGACCGGCAGGCCGAACGTATTGACGAACAGTACGTCGACCATCGCCCCGATGTAGACCGTGTAGGGGATAATCAGTCCGTTGATGAACCAGAGGATCGCCAGCGCGATGACCGATGCGATGCAGAATCCCTTGAAGGTCACGGTCGCGTATTTGCGGAAATAGTAGATGTAGACCAGTGCCGGAACGGTCAGCAGATTGAGGATGTGAATGCCGATCGAGAGTCCCATGAGGTAGGCGATCAGGATCAGCCACCTCGTCGCATGGGGTTCGTCGGCCTGGTCTTCCCATTTGAGCATGAGCCACACCACGAGCGCCGTGAACATCGACGAGAGGGCGTAGACTTCGCCCTCGTAGGCCGAGAACCAGAAGGTGTCGGTGAAGGTGTAGGCCAGCGCGCCGACGGCGCCCGCACCCAGTACGGTCCACATGTTGGCGTCGGTCAGCTCGCGGCCCTGCGCCGAGTAGATGCGGCGGCCGAGGTGGGTGACCGTCCAGAACATGAACAGGATGCAGAAGGCGCTCGCCAGCGAGTTCATGGCGTTGACCATCAGCGGCACGTACTCGGTCGAGGGTGCCAGCATCGTGGCCAGACGCGCCATCATCATGAACAGCGGGGCTCCGGGCGGATGTCCCACTTCGAGCTTGTAGGAGGTGGCAATGAACTCCGAGCAGTCCCAGAGGCTTGCCGAAGGTTCCATGGTGGCCAGGTAGGTCAGCGCCGCGACGGCGAAGACCGCCCATCCCACGATGTTGTTCCAACGGTTGTAACGTTTCATGCGGATCGTCTTAGGGTATGAAGCATATAATCGGACAAAGATACGAATAAGTGAGTGCAATGTCAAATTTATTTGCACATAGCCGTGCGGCAGTATCTTCGGCGCAGCCAAAGATACGAATAAGCCGGGTGCGATGCAAATTTATTTTGCGATTGCCGGGGCGGAGTGTCTACGGCGCATCCGCCGCCCGTTCTTCTTCCCGATTTTTCGCGAGGCGGAGACTTCGGCTTGCGGATGGCTGGGCGCGGCAGGTTGTCCGACGAATTTTCGGGTTGTCGTCTTTCTCCCGCCGTACAGGGAGGCGGAGGCGGTTTTTTCGGCTGTCCGTCGGGTGGAAAAGGCGGGGCCCGAAATCAGGCCCCGCCTCGCGGATGAATATTGATGATGTAGGGGTTTCGTCGGATTTTACAGCAGCGGGACGACGGTCACGTAGATCGCGGCGATAATGGCCGAGGTGATGACGCCCGTGATATTGGCGCCGAGCGCATCGGCCAGGACGAACGACGAGGGGTTGTCGTGCGAGACGATCTTCTGGGCGACCTTGGCCGTCGTGGGCACGCAGCTCACGGCGGCGATGCCGATGACGGGGTTGAAGTTGCCCCGTTTGAGGAAATACATGGCATAACCGCCCAATATGCCGCCGATGCCCGAAATCAGCAGGGCGAGGATGCCCAGCACGAGGAGTTTGAGCACCGTGGGGTCGAGCAGCGTATGTGCGTCGCAGAGAATCCCCAGCAGGATTCCCAGAAAGAAGGTCGAGCCGTAGAGCATCGGCCCGCTGATGAAGTCGCAGACGTGTTTGAGTCCTGATTCCTTGATGACGATGCCGATGAAGAGCGAGAAGAAGAGCGGAGCGGCCACGGGAAAGAGCAGGCAGAGAATCACGCACATGACCACGGCCAGCGAGATTTTGGTGGCTGCGGAGTACTGTTTGGGCGCTTTCTTGGGCGGCTGCATCTTGATGGCGCGCAGCCGTTTGGGAACCATCGCACGCACCAGGTAGGGATAGCCGCCGTAGGTGAGTCCGAGGTAGAGGTAGGCTACGACGGTGATCGGCACGAAGATGCTTTTCGAGAGGTTGAGCGACGCGAAGAGCACCATCGGCCCGTCGGCGCCGCCCACCATGGCGATCGAGGCGCTGTCGTTGGGGCTCAGCCCCATCGCGAAGGCGATCGGTACGACGGCGAACGTACCCAGCTCGGCGCACAGCGCGAGGAACATGCTTTGCAGTGGCTTGGCCAGCAGGAAGTTGATGTCGAGCATCGTCCCGATGCCCATGAAGATCAGGCAGGCGATCAGACCGTTACTGAACATGAAGGTGTAGACCGGTTGGAGGAAGTCGATTTGCAGAATGTTCATCAACTGGTCGGTGTCGGTGACCATCGGGTCGAGGAACAGATTGCCCTGTACGCCGCCGGGCATGATGAGTACGCCGGCGTTTACGGCTGCCATGCCCAGTCCCATGGGGATCATTACCAGCGGTTCGAGGATGCCCCGGCGTCCCAGATAGACCAGCAGGATGCCGAGCAGGATCAGTCCGATGCGGGCGTACATGATCGACGGGTCGGACTGCAACAGGGTCGAAATGCCTTGGAAGATATTGTTCAGATCAAATTTTTCCATGGTGGAATTCGTATAAACCGTTCATGTTCCCGTCTTCTTTACTCGATTCTCCGGAATTACCGAAATGGTATTCGGCCAGTTCCTGCATGGTGCGGATCATGCAGGCGTCCGTCGCCGCAGGCCGTTTCTGAGGGTCGTCGTTGCGGGCGATCGAGCGGATGTATCGGTAGGTGTGGGCGACGTTCATGCGGTAGGCGCGTTCCCATATGCGGCTTTTCCGCAGCAGGACGGGAAGGTCGTGCCCGTTGAGGCGGGAGAAGAAGAAGGTCGTCAGTTTAAGCGCGTAGGCGAATGCGATTCCCACGATGAAGGTGAATCCCGCCATCAGCAGCGTCTCTCCGATTATATAGGATAAGTTCATTTCTGTTCGGTATTTATGGATGTGAAAATGGATTTGTCGCAGGGGCGCATGTTTCCGTCCGAGACCGCAACCCCTCCTCTGCGGGAGGGACGCTTCCGGTCGGGAAGGTTCGGCCCCGCAAGATTCCGCCTGACGGGTGGAGTCCGACCCGCAGGTAGCCGTAGATGCACACACGAACGATCGCTTCGGGAGCGGGCGTGTCGTGTCGTCGAAGTGGAAAGGGATGGCTAAATGACCAGAATACCGAATTTGAGATAGTCGGCGCTGTGGGACGGCAGCGGACGGTGCGCGTCCGGCTGTAAGGAAGCGACGGACTGCGACAAGTCGTGGCGCACGGATGCGAAGTACCGTTCGCAATAGAGCACCGGCATTTCGTGGATCGTACGCGACGACCGTTCGTTCGACTTGCGCAGGGCGCGCGAAGGAGCCGGCACGGAGAGTTGGAACGTCTCCGTGGCCACGAAGTCGGAGTGCTGTGCCGAGATCGAGGAATTCTTTACCGTCTGACGAAGGTCGGAAGCGGCCGCCGCGCCGGCTTCCGCTCCCCGGCTCATCAATGCCGGAAGGGAGGCCAACAGGAAGAGGAGTATGAATGCCGACTTCTTCATTTCGCAGGATTCTCTGTGACAAAATTAGCATAAATTCCGCAAACCGGCAAGCCGATCGCAAAATTCTTTTCGCCGCTTTCCGTCCGCTTTTTCGCGGCGCGGTGGCGAACGAGGAGTTTCGTCCCCGCCACCGGCTTCGCCGGCGCGCACGGCACGGAGGGCCGGATGCAAATTTCGATTCGACCTCCGCAAATCGCGGAATTGTAGAGAATATTTCCTATTTTTGCGGAAATTTCAGCGATTATGGAATCGAAACTCGTTTTATACAATACGCTTTCCCGCCGCAAGGAGGAGTTCGTGCCGCTGGCTCCGCCCCGTGTGGGCATGTACGTCTGCGGGCCGACGGTCTACGGCGATCCTCATCTGGGGCACGCGCGTCCGGCTGTGACCTTCGACCTGCTGTTCCGTTATCTGCAAGCGCTCGGCTACAAGGTGCGCTACGTGCGCAACATCACCGACGTGGGGCATCTGGAACACGACGCCGACGACGGCGAGGACAAGATCACGAAGAAGGCGCGGCTCGAACAGCTCGAACCGATGGAGGTGGCGCACTACTACACGGAGCGTTACCATCGGGCGATGGATGCGCTGGGCGTGCTCAGCCCCTCGATCGAGCCGCGGGCTTCGGGGCATATCATCGAGCAGGAGGCCTTCGTGCAGAAGATTCTCGATGCGGGTTACGCCTACGAGTCGAACGGATCGGTCTATTTCGATGTGGAGAAGTACGACCGCGACCACCGCTACGGCGTCCTTTCGGGGCGCAATCTGGAAGACATCGTGGCCAACACGCGCGCGCTGGACGGGCAGTGCGACAAACGCAACTGCTGCGACTTCGCGCTGTGGAAAAAGGCGTCGCCCGAACACATCATGCGCTGGCCTTCGCCGTGGAGCGACGGGTTCCCCGGCTGGCACATGGAGTGCTCGGCCATGAGCACCAAGTATCTGGGCGAACGGTTCGACATCCACGGCGGCGGCATGGACCTGATGTTCCCGCACCACGAGTGCGAGATCGCGCAGTCGACCGCCGCGCTGGGACACGATTCGGCGAAGTACTGGGTGCACAACAACATGATTACGATCAACGGACAGAAGATGGGCAAGTCGCTGGGTAACTTCATCACCCTCGAAGAGCTCTTCACCGGCAGCCACAAGCTGCTGGCGCAGGCCTATTCGCCCATGACGATCCGTTTCTTCGTGTTGCAGGCGCACTACCGCTCGACGCTCGACTTCTCGAACGATGCGTTGCAGGCCGCCGAGAAGGGGCTCGACCGCCTGATGAAGGGCGTCGAGACGCTCTCGAAGCTCCGCCCGTCGGAGGATTCGACGGTCGATCCCGCCGAGTTGGAGTGCCGCTGCCGCGAGGCGATGGACGACGACCTGAACTCGCCGATGGTCATCTCGGCGCTCTTCGACTGGGTGCGGATCATCAACCAGATCGCCGAGGGGCGGCAGCGCATCACGGCGGCCGACCTGGCGGCGCTCACGGCCACCGTCAAACGGTACGTCTTCGATATTCTGGGTCTGCGCGACGAGAAGGCCGCGTCGGCGGGCGGCGGCCGCGACCGGGTGACGCCGCTGGTGGAGATGCTGCTCCGTATGCGCATGGAGGCCAAGGCCGCGAAGGACTGGGCGACGTCGGACCGTATCCGCGACGAACTGACGGCCATAGGTATCCGCGTCAAGGACCGCAAGGACGGCTTCGACTGGGAGATCGAGTAACCGGACGGAGGGAACGGGGTATGGCCTACGACATCTTCATCAGTTACCGGCGCCGCGGCGGTTTCGAGACGGCGAAGCACCTCTACGACCTGCTGACGAAGGACGGTTACCGCGTCAGTTTCGACATCGACACGCTCCGCAACGGCGATTTCGACACGGAGCTGCTGCGCCGCATCGACGAGTGCCGCGACTTCATCCTCATCCTGAGCGAGGGGGCGCTCGACCGCTGCGTCGATCCTTCGGCCGTAGCGTCGGCGGACTGGGTGCGGTGCGAACTGGCCTATGCGCTCGAAAAGAACAAAAATATCGTCCCGATCATGCTGGCCGGATTCACGGCTTTTCCCGACAATCTGCCTGACGACATCCGCAAGGTCGTCCGCAAGAACGGGCCGAAGTACGACAGTTACTATTTCGACGATTTCTACCGCCGTCTGAAAAGCGACTTTTTGGAGACGAAGCCCGAGGAGCGGGGCGATGAAGACGCCTATGTCACGCAGCTGCTCAAACGGCTCTCGGCATTGAAATCCGTGCCGGAACCGACCGACGGGCAGCAGGCCGAACTGGGCGAGACGTATTATGAACTCGGCCGGCTGGCGTTGCTTCACAACCGCCCCGACATGCTCGATTACCTGCCGCAGGCGTTGGCGATCTTCCGCCGGCTCGCCGAAAAGGAGCCCGAGCGTTACCGTGCGCGGATCGCCGAACTGGAACCGCTGGTGCGGCGGAACAAACGGACGTTCAGGCTCTTTACGGGATTGTTCCTCCTCTTCACGATCGCCTTCTGCGTGTTGCTGCCGGCCGGTCTGCTCTACTGGATCGTCCGGGCGGGGGCGGCGCACAACTATCCGCTCATGGCAGCGGGCGTCGCGGTGCTGGGCGGGGTCTTCGCTCTGTTCGTTTACCTGATCCGAAAAAACAGATCCGAATCGTGACCGAACTGGAAAAAATGCTGGCCGGCGGGCTGTACGACTTTTCGGATGCCGAACTCGCGGAACAGTTCCGCGAGGGCCGGCGGCGGGTGGAGCGTTTCAACCGCACGCCGGCGGACGATGCGGCCGCGTATGCCGCTGCGCTCGGAGCGCTGATCCCGGGCATCCCCGCCTCGGCGAAGGTCGTGCAGCCGTTCTACTGCGACCTCGGCTGGCGGATCGAACTGGGCGAAGAGGTCTTCGTCAACATGGGCTGCACGTTCCTCGATTGCGGCGGCGTCAGGATCGGCGCCCGCACGAAGCTCGGCCCCAACTGCCAGCTCTATACGCCGCAGCACCCCGTCGACTATCTGGACCGCCGCCGTCCGGTGGAGACGAGTTTTCGCATCACGATCGGCGAGGACTGCTGGCTCGGCGGCGGGGTGGTCGTCTGTCCGGGCGTCACGATCGGCGACCGTTCGGTCGTTGCGGCGGGCAGCGTCGTCGTGCGCGATATTCCCGCCGATTCGCTGGCGGCGGGCAATCCGGCGACGGTGAAACGCCGGCTGCGGTAGGTCCCGACGAACGAAAAGCTCCCGACACCGAGTGTCGGGAGCTTTTCGTTATGCGCACGGGCGGTTATTTGCAGACGCCCTCCCTGACGGGTTCGGCCGCCGCCAGTTCGACGCGCGCGGGGCTGAAAATGTTCAGACCCAGCCGCACGGAGATGTATTCGAGCGCCTTCTGTGCCTTGACCGAGTTGCCCGCACTGTCCAGGGGAGGCGCGAACGCCGCCAGGCCCATTACGCCGGGGATGACGGCCATAATGCCGCCGCCGACGCCCGTTTTGGCCGGAAGCCCCGTGTTGAAGAGCCAGTCGCCCGTATGCTCGTAGAAGCCGACGGTGGCCATGAGCGAAGCGATGTGCGGGGTGAGATTGGGATGGAAAACCTCCTCCCACGTCACCGGATTGGTGCCGCAGTTGGCGATCGTGGCGGCCATGACGGCGAGCTGTCTGGCGGTGATGCCCAGCGAGCACTGGCGCGTGTAGAGGTCGAGCGACATGTCGGGATCGTCGTAGATGCGGTTGTAGTTCTTCAACAGCCATGCGATGGAGCGGTTGTTGAAGTTGGTTTCGCTCTCCGAACGGTAGAGTTCGTCGAGTACCGACACCTTGCTGCCGCAAAGTCCCGAAATGAAATCCACGATCGCCTTCCACTTGGCCTCCGCGTTGCCCGTCGGTTTGATCATCGAGCAGGCCGAGATCGCGCCGGCGTTGACCAGCGGCGTCGAAGGATGGTCGTTTTCCAGCAGGATCGCCATGATTGAGTTGAAGGGCAGTCCCGTTGCGTCGGCGCCGATCTGGGAGAGCACCTTTTTGGCGCTGTACTGGTTCATCGCCAGGATGGCGGTGGGGACTTTCGACACCGATTCGATGCCGAAGCGGTAGTCGGTGTCGCCGACCGTCACGCTGCGGCCGTCCGCGAGGCAGACCGAGATGCCGAAAAGGTCGGAGGGTACGTTTTTCAGATAGGGGATGTAGTCGGCGTTCTTGCCGCCCTTCTCCTCGCGGAAATGGGCGTGGGCGGCTTCCACCGCCTCTTTTACGGCCTCGATGGTAATGATGCGTTTCATAGCGTCGTCTTTTTTTGAAATTGGTCAATTGGTCGGGTAACTATTTCCTGTTTTACACCGGCGTTCCGCCGAAGCCCGACTACCGAAGCGGGTCTTGTCCGAAGCCCCCGCCGAGGCGGGGGCTTCGGGGTGGGTCCGATCTGTAAACGCGGCTCTGCCGCGAGTGCTCCGACAGTCGGTCGTGTGCAGCGGATCGGAAATCCGATGGGGTGTAAAGTCGTATGTAGCTGCCATCGGCTATTTGCGGCCGTCGGCCGGTTTGGCGGCGGCGTTCGTGCCGGCAGCGTTCGCTGCGGCGATGTTAGCGGGCGTCTGTGCGGCCTGTTCCCAGTGGAAGGGTTCGAACTGCGCCTGCGGATTGCGCCACGACGGTTTGCGGGCGGCGTAGATCAGGAACGGAGCCCCCACCACGACGATACAGCCGATGACGAGTACCGAGAACCATACGGTATTGCTGCCGGTCGAGATCTGCGAAGGCGGAATGAAACTCAGGATGAAGGCGAGCAGCGCGCCGCAGAAACCCATGCAGCCGAGCAGCCACATCAGGCCGTTGCCCTTGCCCAGGCGGAACGGACGGGCGAGATCCTTCATCTTGTAGCGCAGCACGATCGCGGCCGAGAACATCAGCATGTACATGATCAGGTAGAGCAGCACGGTGAGCTGCGAGAGGATCTGATAGAACGACTGCACCGAAGGCATCACCACGAACAGCAGCGCCAGCAGCGTTACGACGCCGCCCTGAATGAGCAGGATGTTGCGCTGTACGCCGTTCTTGTTGGCCTTCTGGAAGAAGGGAGGCAGATAACCCGCCTTGCCCACGGCGAAGATACCTTTCGAAGGGCCTGCCACCCACGTCAGCACGCCTGCCAGCACGCCGAACATCAGCGCGATGGCGATGATGGGCGACGCCCACGACATATGCAGGTACTTGAAGTAGTTGTCGAAACCGATCAGCAGCGATTGCGTCAGGCTGATGTCCTTGGCCGGAATGATGAAGCCCAGCGAGAAGGTGCCCAGCACGAAGATGCAGACCGTGACGAGCGAACCGATGATGATGGCTTTCGGGTAGTTTTTCGACGGATTGTTCACGTCCATCACGTGAATACCCATCAT
Coding sequences within it:
- a CDS encoding toll/interleukin-1 receptor domain-containing protein, translating into MAYDIFISYRRRGGFETAKHLYDLLTKDGYRVSFDIDTLRNGDFDTELLRRIDECRDFILILSEGALDRCVDPSAVASADWVRCELAYALEKNKNIVPIMLAGFTAFPDNLPDDIRKVVRKNGPKYDSYYFDDFYRRLKSDFLETKPEERGDEDAYVTQLLKRLSALKSVPEPTDGQQAELGETYYELGRLALLHNRPDMLDYLPQALAIFRRLAEKEPERYRARIAELEPLVRRNKRTFRLFTGLFLLFTIAFCVLLPAGLLYWIVRAGAAHNYPLMAAGVAVLGGVFALFVYLIRKNRSES
- a CDS encoding DapH/DapD/GlmU-related protein, whose product is MTELEKMLAGGLYDFSDAELAEQFREGRRRVERFNRTPADDAAAYAAALGALIPGIPASAKVVQPFYCDLGWRIELGEEVFVNMGCTFLDCGGVRIGARTKLGPNCQLYTPQHPVDYLDRRRPVETSFRITIGEDCWLGGGVVVCPGVTIGDRSVVAAGSVVVRDIPADSLAAGNPATVKRRLR
- the glsA gene encoding glutaminase A; translation: MKRIITIEAVKEAVEAAHAHFREEKGGKNADYIPYLKNVPSDLFGISVCLADGRSVTVGDTDYRFGIESVSKVPTAILAMNQYSAKKVLSQIGADATGLPFNSIMAILLENDHPSTPLVNAGAISACSMIKPTGNAEAKWKAIVDFISGLCGSKVSVLDELYRSESETNFNNRSIAWLLKNYNRIYDDPDMSLDLYTRQCSLGITARQLAVMAATIANCGTNPVTWEEVFHPNLTPHIASLMATVGFYEHTGDWLFNTGLPAKTGVGGGIMAVIPGVMGLAAFAPPLDSAGNSVKAQKALEYISVRLGLNIFSPARVELAAAEPVREGVCK
- the gadC gene encoding putative glutamine/gamma-aminobutyrate antiporter GadC yields the protein MDAKKSTGFKLSVATLAIMNVTAVVSLRGLPAEAVYGPSSAFYYLFAAIVFLIPTSLVAAELAAMFADKQGGVFRWVGEAYGARTGFLAIWLQWIESTIWYPTVLTFGAVSIAFIGLNQHADMILASNKIFTLVVVLAIYWLATFISLKGLGWVGKISKWGGMIGTIIPAGLLILLGIVYIASGGHNQMDMSQGFFPDLTKFDNLVLASSIFLFYAGMEMMGIHVMDVNNPSKNYPKAIIIGSLVTVCIFVLGTFSLGFIIPAKDISLTQSLLIGFDNYFKYLHMSWASPIIAIALMFGVLAGVLTWVAGPSKGIFAVGKAGYLPPFFQKANKNGVQRNILLIQGGVVTLLALLFVVMPSVQSFYQILSQLTVLLYLIMYMLMFSAAIVLRYKMKDLARPFRLGKGNGLMWLLGCMGFCGALLAFILSFIPPSQISTGSNTVWFSVLVIGCIVVVGAPFLIYAARKPSWRNPQAQFEPFHWEQAAQTPANIAAANAAGTNAAAKPADGRK